The Pedobacter roseus genome contains a region encoding:
- a CDS encoding outer membrane beta-barrel family protein, translating into MKQIFTLFLILSSFYVYAQKTGSVSGRVIQSKDKKPIDYASLAVKNLSDSSMVGAVSTTEDGKFVFKNLKPGNYRLYAAFLGLKNTTKDFIITTDKPDVAIGDVVLEGGAIDLQTVDIKAEVPPIVVKKDTLEFNASSFKVVENAVVEDLLKKLPGVEVDKAGTVKAQGETITKVKVDGKEFFGNDPLLATKNLPADMIDKIQIIDELSDQAQFTGIDDGSRTKIINITTRKDKKNGYFGNSSGGYGSDDRYDVNANINHFNQDKRLSVIAQFNNVNKQNFGGGLGGGNGGSNGGRGGITDTKAGGFNFSDVYADQTEVSLSYFVNKSDNLILRNSVTQNLLGDVTTVFNNNQTNNSDRLNHRLNFMIDTKIDSLTSLKVQPNLSYTDNESLNNSSYTRDYKTYMIDGTQSLRNHNTAPSISNNILLRKKFMRRGRTLSLNFSTSINNNDADNYNTNPETRVENGVITQKTTDQFNDQESESINQNSRLVYTEPLDKTLSLEFNYQNGYNHNTSDRFTYNFNPLTLKYDLLDTTFSNAYENTILTNSAGFSFNKMAKKYNWNVGMAVQNTDRTNNNLSGGYVLKQNVFNYTPSAMFRYNFSNSKRLVFNYRGSTNQPTIQQLQPIRNNTNTQSIPVGNPDLKPEFNNTLRVAYNTFTVGKNRSLFVNLNLTQTSNRIANSTSLIQNGPDQGKLAVTPVNVSGVYSGSVSSSLSLPVMAENKLNFHINVSGNYDRDVNFTNSLKNITNSWSITNGYRLVSNLDKLDLTAGVNGSINRATYSVQPNSNTRFYTFSPNISVSYLFPGDIRWAIDADYNQNTGRGEAFDTHFTLVNSYISRQFFKNRGTFKAAVNDLLNENQGVSRTANNNTIQDVSYNVLQRYFMFSFTYSLNRMGGKNRIRGGEEGGRSRGGNGGGGFGGGRQRN; encoded by the coding sequence ATGAAACAAATTTTTACGCTTTTTCTTATTTTATCATCATTTTATGTTTACGCCCAGAAAACCGGTTCGGTTAGTGGCAGGGTAATCCAGTCAAAAGATAAAAAACCAATCGATTATGCCTCACTTGCTGTAAAAAACCTGAGCGATTCGAGCATGGTTGGTGCCGTAAGTACAACAGAAGATGGAAAATTTGTTTTCAAAAACCTAAAACCTGGTAATTACAGGTTATATGCCGCATTTTTAGGATTAAAAAACACCACAAAAGATTTTATCATTACTACCGATAAACCAGATGTAGCCATAGGCGATGTTGTTTTGGAAGGTGGTGCAATCGATCTTCAAACGGTTGATATTAAAGCCGAAGTTCCGCCGATAGTGGTTAAAAAAGATACACTCGAGTTTAACGCCAGTTCTTTCAAGGTGGTGGAAAATGCCGTGGTAGAAGATTTATTAAAAAAACTACCTGGGGTAGAGGTTGATAAAGCAGGTACAGTTAAAGCCCAGGGCGAAACCATTACTAAAGTAAAGGTTGATGGTAAAGAGTTTTTCGGTAATGACCCTTTATTGGCCACGAAAAACCTTCCGGCCGATATGATCGATAAAATCCAGATTATTGATGAGCTTTCCGATCAGGCACAGTTTACGGGTATTGATGATGGTTCGCGGACCAAAATTATCAATATTACCACCAGAAAAGACAAAAAAAACGGTTACTTTGGAAACAGCAGCGGAGGTTATGGCTCTGATGACCGTTACGATGTAAATGCAAACATCAACCATTTTAACCAGGATAAACGTTTAAGTGTAATTGCACAGTTTAATAACGTAAACAAACAGAATTTTGGAGGTGGTTTGGGTGGCGGAAACGGTGGGAGCAACGGTGGCCGCGGCGGAATTACCGATACCAAAGCCGGCGGATTTAATTTTTCGGATGTATATGCTGATCAGACAGAAGTGAGTTTGAGTTATTTTGTCAATAAATCTGATAACCTGATCCTCAGGAACAGCGTAACCCAAAACCTGTTGGGCGATGTAACAACGGTTTTTAATAATAACCAGACCAACAATTCAGACCGTTTAAACCACCGTTTAAACTTTATGATCGATACCAAAATTGATTCGCTGACCTCACTTAAAGTACAGCCAAATTTAAGTTATACCGATAACGAGAGTTTAAACAATAGCTCATATACCCGCGATTATAAAACCTATATGATCGATGGTACGCAATCGCTCAGGAACCACAATACCGCACCATCCATCAGCAATAATATTTTGCTGCGGAAGAAATTTATGCGCAGGGGTAGAACCTTATCGTTAAATTTTAGCACAAGTATCAATAATAACGACGCGGATAACTACAATACTAATCCCGAAACCAGGGTTGAAAACGGCGTTATCACCCAAAAAACTACGGATCAGTTTAACGATCAGGAAAGTGAGTCGATCAATCAGAATAGCCGCCTGGTATATACTGAACCACTGGATAAAACCTTAAGTCTCGAGTTTAATTATCAAAATGGCTATAACCACAATACATCCGATCGGTTTACCTATAATTTTAATCCGCTTACCTTGAAATACGATTTATTGGACACAACCTTTAGTAACGCTTACGAAAACACTATTTTAACCAATTCTGCAGGTTTTAGCTTTAATAAAATGGCTAAAAAATACAATTGGAACGTTGGGATGGCTGTTCAAAATACCGATAGGACCAATAACAACCTCAGCGGTGGATATGTACTCAAACAGAATGTCTTCAATTACACCCCTTCAGCCATGTTCAGGTATAATTTTAGTAATAGTAAACGTTTGGTTTTTAACTATAGGGGAAGTACCAATCAGCCAACCATTCAGCAATTACAGCCAATCCGGAACAATACCAATACGCAAAGTATCCCCGTAGGTAACCCCGACCTGAAACCAGAGTTTAACAATACCCTCCGTGTGGCTTACAATACTTTTACCGTGGGAAAAAACAGGTCGCTTTTTGTGAATTTAAACCTTACCCAAACTTCTAACCGCATTGCCAATAGCACCAGTTTAATCCAAAACGGTCCCGATCAGGGTAAACTGGCCGTTACACCGGTTAATGTTAGCGGTGTTTATTCAGGATCCGTTTCCTCTTCTTTAAGTTTGCCGGTTATGGCAGAAAACAAGTTAAATTTCCATATCAATGTGAGCGGAAATTACGACCGCGATGTAAACTTTACCAATTCCTTAAAAAATATCACCAACAGCTGGTCTATTACCAATGGGTATCGTTTGGTTTCCAATTTAGATAAACTCGATTTAACCGCCGGTGTAAATGGTTCCATTAACCGCGCCACTTATTCTGTGCAGCCAAATTCCAATACCCGTTTTTATACTTTTAGTCCAAATATCAGTGTAAGCTATTTATTTCCTGGCGATATCCGCTGGGCTATTGATGCCGATTACAACCAGAATACCGGTAGGGGCGAGGCTTTCGATACCCATTTCACACTCGTTAATTCTTACATCAGCAGGCAGTTTTTCAAAAACAGGGGAACCTTTAAAGCGGCGGTAAACGATTTGCTGAACGAAAACCAGGGGGTTAGCCGTACCGCCAATAACAACACCATCCAGGATGTAAGTTATAACGTATTGCAGCGTTATTTTATGTTTTCGTTTACCTATTCTTTAAACCGCATGGGCGGTAAAAATAGAATCAGGGGTGGCGAAGAAGGCGGGAGAAGCCGAGGTGGCAACGGTGGTGGAGGCTTTGGCGGAGGCAGACAGCGAAACTAA
- a CDS encoding outer membrane beta-barrel family protein, which produces MKRNVQRAIFIVLLFCGYIAQAQNTGSISGKVINAKDKKPVDFATIAVKSLKDSSVVASGQTNPDGSFSFKAIAPGKYRIYSAFLGLKTATKDVEVAKAAVNAGDIAMSDDGVDLNTVNVTATIPIVVKKDTLEFDAKSIKVRENAVVEDLLKKVPGVEVAKDGSIKAQGETITKVKVDGKEFFGNDPLLATKNLPADMVDKIQVIDELSEQAQFTGIDDGTRNKILNITTKNGMKHGYFGNSTAGYGSNDRYDASLNVNKFDDDRQISFIGQFNNVNKQNFGQGGGVGNGFGGGGGGGRGGFGGGGGGSSSGGSGGITNTNAAGLNFADTYKDGTQFQASYFFNKATSESIQNSNIQNLTGGTNNIAEAIDNTTDRINHRFNFMVDTKINPSLSIKIQPNLSYTETDGNNLNEYTRTLTDGSTVGTQRNNTTAATPTISNNLLIRKSFKRRGRTLSLNVNTNINDNDGTNLNYRKETITAGIAKRDTITNQLNNTNSRAISNTTRVVYTEPLNKTLSVEFNYQNGYSNSDSQRDVFNYNPSTLQFDIVDNTFSNIYNNRTLTNAAGVSLTTTEKKYNWNIGVAAQQTNRVNTNLTTGLKRTQNFINITPSAQFRYNFSNRKRLFINYRGSTTQPSIDQIQPIPDNTNSQTIYVGNPALKPSFNNQLRINFNNFNIENGRFFFAGLNLTQTFNSIGNSVAQLPNGIQQVSYVNVDGVYAGNANATWSLPLMAERKLTLNISGNGAYNRNVNYIIPQGGTTSVKNITNSYTISNGYKLVTNVDKFDLTGGITGSYTNSTFSAQQSANTQFYTINPSFDVSYVLPANIRLAIDIDYFRNFGGGDLYNQEYTILNPYISRQFFKNRGTFKFSVNDALNQNTGVSRTATGTSITDLNYNVLRRYYMFSFTYSLTRIGGRNMSGDMQMPGQRGGGGGGGRPRM; this is translated from the coding sequence ATGAAAAGAAACGTTCAGAGGGCAATATTTATCGTGCTCCTATTTTGTGGTTATATCGCTCAGGCCCAAAATACTGGTTCTATCAGCGGTAAAGTAATTAATGCTAAAGATAAAAAACCGGTTGACTTTGCAACTATAGCAGTTAAGAGTTTAAAAGATTCAAGCGTTGTGGCTTCAGGTCAAACTAACCCTGATGGAAGTTTTAGCTTTAAAGCCATAGCCCCAGGTAAATACCGTATTTATTCGGCCTTTTTAGGTTTGAAAACCGCAACCAAAGATGTTGAGGTAGCTAAAGCCGCTGTTAATGCCGGTGATATTGCCATGAGTGATGATGGTGTGGATCTAAATACCGTTAACGTTACCGCAACCATCCCCATTGTAGTAAAGAAAGATACTTTGGAATTTGATGCCAAATCAATCAAGGTACGCGAAAATGCGGTGGTTGAAGATCTTTTGAAAAAAGTACCAGGTGTAGAAGTAGCAAAAGATGGTAGCATTAAAGCCCAGGGCGAAACCATTACCAAGGTAAAGGTAGATGGTAAAGAATTTTTTGGTAATGACCCATTATTGGCGACTAAAAACCTTCCTGCCGATATGGTAGATAAAATCCAGGTAATTGACGAGCTCTCTGAGCAGGCACAGTTTACCGGTATTGATGATGGAACAAGAAATAAAATCCTGAACATCACCACTAAAAATGGCATGAAACATGGCTATTTCGGAAACAGCACCGCAGGTTATGGTTCTAACGACCGTTATGATGCCAGTTTGAATGTAAATAAGTTTGATGATGACAGGCAGATCAGTTTTATTGGTCAGTTTAATAACGTAAACAAACAGAATTTTGGCCAGGGCGGTGGTGTAGGTAATGGTTTTGGTGGTGGAGGCGGCGGCGGCCGTGGTGGTTTTGGCGGCGGCGGCGGAGGAAGTAGCTCTGGCGGTAGCGGCGGTATCACTAATACCAACGCCGCGGGTTTAAACTTTGCCGATACCTATAAAGATGGCACCCAGTTTCAGGCCAGTTATTTCTTTAATAAAGCAACTTCGGAAAGTATCCAGAATTCGAATATTCAGAACCTTACCGGAGGAACAAATAACATTGCTGAAGCTATAGATAATACTACCGACCGAATTAACCACCGTTTTAACTTTATGGTTGATACTAAGATAAACCCATCGTTATCTATTAAAATACAACCAAACCTGTCCTATACCGAAACAGATGGAAACAATTTGAATGAATATACAAGAACACTTACTGATGGTTCAACCGTTGGTACACAGCGTAACAATACAACTGCTGCAACACCTACCATTAGCAATAATTTATTAATCCGTAAAAGCTTTAAACGCAGAGGCCGTACGTTATCATTAAATGTAAACACAAATATAAACGATAACGATGGAACAAATCTTAACTATAGGAAAGAGACAATTACTGCAGGAATAGCTAAAAGGGACACCATTACCAATCAATTAAATAATACCAACAGTCGTGCCATAAGTAACACCACGAGGGTAGTTTATACAGAGCCTTTAAACAAAACCTTAAGTGTAGAGTTTAACTATCAAAACGGTTATTCAAATAGCGATTCGCAAAGGGATGTTTTTAACTACAATCCATCAACGCTGCAGTTTGATATCGTTGATAACACCTTTTCAAATATCTATAACAACCGTACCTTAACCAATGCTGCAGGTGTAAGTTTAACTACAACGGAGAAAAAATACAATTGGAATATCGGAGTAGCTGCGCAGCAAACCAACAGGGTAAATACCAATTTAACCACTGGATTAAAGCGCACACAAAACTTTATTAATATCACGCCTTCGGCGCAATTCAGGTATAACTTTAGTAACCGTAAACGTTTGTTTATTAACTACCGTGGTTCTACTACTCAGCCAAGTATCGATCAGATTCAGCCGATTCCGGATAATACCAATTCGCAGACCATTTATGTAGGTAACCCGGCGTTAAAACCTTCATTCAATAACCAATTGAGGATTAATTTTAATAACTTCAATATTGAAAACGGCAGGTTTTTCTTTGCAGGTTTAAACTTAACCCAAACCTTTAACAGCATTGGTAACAGTGTTGCACAGTTGCCTAACGGTATTCAACAGGTGAGTTATGTAAATGTTGATGGTGTTTATGCAGGTAACGCCAATGCAACATGGTCTTTACCTTTAATGGCAGAACGTAAGTTAACCTTAAATATTTCAGGAAACGGTGCTTACAATAGAAATGTGAATTACATTATTCCTCAGGGAGGCACAACATCAGTTAAAAATATTACAAATAGCTACACCATTTCAAATGGCTACAAGTTGGTTACCAATGTTGATAAATTTGACTTAACGGGTGGAATAACCGGTAGCTATACCAATTCAACATTTTCAGCTCAGCAATCGGCAAATACACAGTTTTACACCATTAACCCAAGTTTTGATGTAAGTTATGTATTGCCAGCCAACATCAGGTTAGCTATTGATATTGATTATTTCAGAAACTTTGGTGGAGGCGATTTATACAATCAGGAATACACCATTCTTAATCCTTATATCAGCCGTCAGTTCTTTAAAAACAGGGGAACGTTCAAGTTTTCAGTAAATGATGCATTGAACCAGAACACTGGTGTAAGCAGAACAGCTACAGGTACATCAATTACTGATTTAAACTATAATGTATTAAGACGTTATTATATGTTCTCGTTCACTTACTCTTTAACGCGTATCGGCGGAAGAAACATGAGTGGCGATATGCAAATGCCGGGACAACGCGGAGGTGGCGGAGGTGGTGGCCGTCCGAGGATGTAA
- a CDS encoding VanZ family protein produces the protein MYKTLKHQKWAILWTIIVLVFCNMHISDSVGKSGFFFEGFDKMTHMGFFFVLSVLLFFGKIKYQHTYAFRTLTIFKILLINAIIGGGIELLQWKVFTYRSAEWWDFGCDMLGACMAVFSYVLLHKLNFDETMTNKPLTKNN, from the coding sequence TTGTACAAAACACTAAAACATCAAAAATGGGCCATTCTCTGGACCATCATTGTTTTAGTGTTTTGTAATATGCACATTTCCGATTCTGTCGGGAAAAGTGGCTTTTTCTTTGAAGGCTTTGATAAAATGACCCACATGGGGTTTTTCTTTGTCTTATCTGTCCTGCTCTTCTTTGGCAAGATAAAATATCAGCATACCTACGCTTTCAGAACATTAACCATTTTTAAAATTTTGCTCATCAACGCAATAATCGGCGGCGGAATAGAGTTACTACAATGGAAAGTTTTTACCTATCGCTCAGCAGAGTGGTGGGATTTTGGTTGCGACATGTTAGGCGCATGTATGGCTGTTTTTAGCTATGTTCTGCTCCACAAATTAAATTTCGATGAAACCATGACGAATAAGCCGCTTACCAAAAACAATTAA
- the gcvH gene encoding glycine cleavage system protein GcvH gives MNFPSELKYTKDHEWVRVEGNEAFIGVTDFAQRELGDIVYVDINTVGSEVAKEEVFGTVEAVKTVSDLYMPVTGTVLEVNAELNDNPELVNSDPYGQGWMVKVSLADLAEVEGLLTAEAYQELVGA, from the coding sequence ATGAATTTTCCATCAGAATTAAAATACACTAAAGACCACGAGTGGGTTAGAGTTGAAGGTAACGAAGCTTTTATCGGTGTTACCGATTTCGCTCAGCGCGAATTAGGTGATATTGTTTATGTTGACATTAACACTGTAGGTAGCGAAGTGGCAAAAGAAGAAGTTTTTGGTACTGTAGAAGCCGTTAAAACTGTTTCTGATTTATATATGCCAGTTACCGGAACCGTATTGGAAGTTAACGCTGAATTAAACGATAATCCAGAATTGGTAAACTCTGATCCTTACGGACAAGGCTGGATGGTTAAAGTATCTTTAGCTGATTTAGCTGAAGTAGAAGGTTTATTAACAGCAGAAGCTTACCAGGAACTGGTAGGAGCTTAA